Genomic DNA from Candidatus Poribacteria bacterium:
TGGATCTGGTTAACCAGATAGGACTGCACCGCCGTCTCGCCTCGAACCCTAAGGATATCATGTGGGTTAAGCGGCCCCTCAGTCAGTCGATCTCCGGCTCTCACCCACTCACCCTCTCGAACGATCATGTGTTTCCCGATCGGTATCCTGTACGTCTCGCTCTCGATCCCCTCATCAGGATTCTCGATCTTGACAAGCCTCACTCCTCTGCTCGTGCCGATTATCCTGACATATCCGTCTATCTCGGCGATGAAGGCTGCGTCCTTCGGTCGACGGGCCTCGAAGAGTTCCGTAACCCTGGGAAGACCGGTGACTATGTCCCTTGCCTTTGCCCTCTCCCTCGGAATCCTGGCCAGCGTATCCCCGGGATGAACCATATCGCCGTCATCCACCGATAGGTGTGCTCCCGTCGGCATGTGATATGTTCCGATGGATTCCCCTTTATCGTTCAACACCTCGATCCTCGGCTGCAGCTTCGTGTCCTTGGGCTCTATTATGACGGGCGTGACCATTCCGGTTATCTCATCTATATGCAGCGACATCGTGAGACCCTCGACGATATCGAAGAACTTGACCTTGCCGCCGACCTCCGTCAGAATGGGCAGGTGATCCGGATCCCACTCCAGCAGCACGTCGCCTTTATGGATCTGCCCGCCGTCCTCGACCTTTATCCTGGCGCCGACCATAACCCTATGTCGCTCACGTTCATATCCTGTCTCGTCCAATATGCTTATCTGGCCGTGTCTTGACAGCGAAACTATCTCGCCGTCGGGGCGCTTGACGAACCTGACGTTTTGATACTTCACCACTCCGTCGTTTTTGGCCGTTATCTCGGTCTGTTCCGATGCGACGACGGCTCCGCCCGTGTGGAAGGTTCTCATCGTCAGCTGAGTTCCGGGTTCCCCGATGGATTGAGCCGCTATGATCCCAACCGCCTCCCCGATATCGACGAGCTTGCCCGTGGTCATATCCATACCGTAACATTTACGGCAGATCCCGTGTGTCGTCTCGCATGTCAGCACTGATCTGATCTTCACCTCCGTTATTCCGGCCTCGTCGATCTTCCTGGCGGCCTCGCGGTCTATGAGATCCCCCGCTTTAACTATCAGCTCCCCAGTGATCGGATGTTTGATATCCTCCAGGGCTGTTCTCCCGAAGACCCTGTTTCCCAACGTTTCGCCGGCTTCCTCCTCTTCGAGCGAGCTTTTGACGATCCCGTTTAGCGTCCCGCAATCCTCCTCCGTGATGACCACATCCTGGGCGACATCTATGAGCTTTCGGGTCAGATATCCTGAGCTTGCGGTTTTAATGGCGGTATCGGCCAACCCTTTACGGGCACCGTGAGTGGAGATGAAGTAATCCAGAACGGTCAATCCTTCCCTGAAGTTTGCGAATATCGGTCGTTCGATGATCTCTCCTGAGGGTTTGGTCATCAACCCTCGCATTCCGGCAAGCTGCCTTATCGGCTCCTTCTTGCTCCTCGCCCCGGAATCCACCATTATGTTGACGGGATTGAACCCCGGAATCTCATCTTCTCGACCCTTGCGCAGGGCATCGATCAGGACGGCCTCTATCTCCCTTGTCAGATTGCTCCAGATGCTGACCACCTTGTTATACCGCTCGCTGTTGGTGATCAACCCGTCTCTGTAGTTCTTCTCGACCTCCTCGGCCTCCTTACGTGCCTGCTCGATCAGCTCCCACTTCTCCTTCGGTATTATCAGATCGTCTATGCTCATCGAGACCCCGGAGACGGTGGCATAGTGAAAACCCAGCTCCTTCACGTTATCGAGGAACTCGACCGTCTTCCGATTGCCGCACTTATCGAAAACCATCGCGACGAGGTCTGAGATCTCACGGGCGTGAACTTCCTTGTTGAGGAAGTGGATCTCCCCCTTCGCCTCCTCATCGTAGAAGGTAAGCTCCTCCGGGATTATCTGATTGAAGATCACCCTGCCGACGGTGGTGGTGATGATGTGTCCGTCTACCCTGAGCTTGATGTAGGAGTGTAGATCGAGATGGCCGAGGTTATGGGCGTATATCACGTCATCGGGCGATGGGAAGACGGGAATGTTTCCGTCCTTTTCCTCGGTCGGTTTCTCCTTGGTCAGGTAGTCTATGCCGAGGACCATGTCCAGGGTGGGGACGGCTATCGGCCAGCCGTGTGCCGGTTTGAGGAGGTTCCTCTCGGCGTTCATCAACAGCTTAGCCTCAACCTGAGCCTCGGCAGAAAGCGGGACATGGACCGCCATCTGGTCGCCGTCGAAATCGGCGTTGAAGGCCTTACACACTAGGGGATGGATCCTTATGGCCTTCTCCTCGACGAGCATAGGGTGAAAGGCCTGTATGCCGAGTCTGTGAAGTGTGGGCGCGCGGTTGAGAAGCACCGGATGCTCGGCTATGACCTCCTCCAGCACCTCCCATACCTCGGGTGAGATCCTCTCAGCCATCCTCTTGGCGCTTCGGATCGCCTGGGCATATCCCCTCTCCTGAAGCTTATGTATGATGAAGGGTTTAAACAGCTCGGTGGCCATTTTCTTCGGCAGGCCGCACTCATCCATCTTCAGCTCCGGTCCGATAACGATGACCGATCTGCCGGAGTAATCCACCCGTTTGCCGAGCAGGTTCTGACGGAACCGACCTGTCTTGCCCTTCAACATATCGCTCAGCGACTTCAGCGGTCGGTTGCGGGGACCTCTGACGACTCTCCCGTGTCTGCCGTTATCCAAAAGCGCATCCACCGATTCCTGTAACATCCGCTTTTCATTTCGAATGATGACCTCGGGTGCATGCAGATCCATCAACCTCTTGAGCCGGTTGTTGCGGTTTATGACCCGTCTGTAGAGGTCATTCAGATCGGAGGTGGCGAACCTTCCGCCGTCCAGGGCGACCAACGGCCTCAACTCAGGAGGAAGCACGGGGATCACGTCTAGGATCATCCACTCCGGCCTGTTGCCCGACTGCTTGAAGCCGTAAAGCAGCTTCAATCGCTTCTGGAGCTTCTTCCGTTTCTGCTTCGAATTGGTGTTCTGGAGCTCTTCCTTGACCATCTCTATCTCTCTGTCCAGATCGATATGCGAGAGAACCTTCTTCAAAGCGGATGCGCCCATTTCAGCATGGAAGTTGTAGTGTTCCTTATATCTGAT
This window encodes:
- the rpoC gene encoding DNA-directed RNA polymerase subunit beta', yielding MRNTSNITNPNNFDIISIKLASPEEIKWWAKRTACHCPPPKNLTCSCGEVKKPETINYRTFKPERDGLFCEAIFGPVKDWECSCGKYKRIKNKGIVCDKCGVEVTQSRVRRERMGYIQLAAPVTHIWFFKGTTINPIGTILGTNFSLRDLERVIYFESYIVIDPGDSPLEYRQRLTEEEYIRYKEHYNFHAEMGASALKKVLSHIDLDREIEMVKEELQNTNSKQKRKKLQKRLKLLYGFKQSGNRPEWMILDVIPVLPPELRPLVALDGGRFATSDLNDLYRRVINRNNRLKRLMDLHAPEVIIRNEKRMLQESVDALLDNGRHGRVVRGPRNRPLKSLSDMLKGKTGRFRQNLLGKRVDYSGRSVIVIGPELKMDECGLPKKMATELFKPFIIHKLQERGYAQAIRSAKRMAERISPEVWEVLEEVIAEHPVLLNRAPTLHRLGIQAFHPMLVEEKAIRIHPLVCKAFNADFDGDQMAVHVPLSAEAQVEAKLLMNAERNLLKPAHGWPIAVPTLDMVLGIDYLTKEKPTEEKDGNIPVFPSPDDVIYAHNLGHLDLHSYIKLRVDGHIITTTVGRVIFNQIIPEELTFYDEEAKGEIHFLNKEVHAREISDLVAMVFDKCGNRKTVEFLDNVKELGFHYATVSGVSMSIDDLIIPKEKWELIEQARKEAEEVEKNYRDGLITNSERYNKVVSIWSNLTREIEAVLIDALRKGREDEIPGFNPVNIMVDSGARSKKEPIRQLAGMRGLMTKPSGEIIERPIFANFREGLTVLDYFISTHGARKGLADTAIKTASSGYLTRKLIDVAQDVVITEEDCGTLNGIVKSSLEEEEAGETLGNRVFGRTALEDIKHPITGELIVKAGDLIDREAARKIDEAGITEVKIRSVLTCETTHGICRKCYGMDMTTGKLVDIGEAVGIIAAQSIGEPGTQLTMRTFHTGGAVVASEQTEITAKNDGVVKYQNVRFVKRPDGEIVSLSRHGQISILDETGYERERHRVMVGARIKVEDGGQIHKGDVLLEWDPDHLPILTEVGGKVKFFDIVEGLTMSLHIDEITGMVTPVIIEPKDTKLQPRIEVLNDKGESIGTYHMPTGAHLSVDDGDMVHPGDTLARIPRERAKARDIVTGLPRVTELFEARRPKDAAFIAEIDGYVRIIGTSRGVRLVKIENPDEGIESETYRIPIGKHMIVREGEWVRAGDRLTEGPLNPHDILRVRGETAVQSYLVNQIQEVYRAQGERINDKHIEVIVRQMMKKVRIEDPGDTEFLEGDQVDRVLFRQENERVVSQGGRPATAQPILQGITKAALTTESFISASSFQQTTKVLTEAALYGKKDKLKGLKENVIVGRLIPAGTGVPQLRRIEVYEKGSLPPEEKGESSETGAIPADD